The Legionella sp. PATHC032 genome has a window encoding:
- a CDS encoding SDR family NAD(P)-dependent oxidoreductase, producing MKTLVITGISRGIGLEIAKTFLNKDWIVIGTSTSGYSPIKHKNLLTYRLDLTISKQIAAFAKNLPKIDVLINNAAVLLEDWHEEKINMSLLKKTFAINLFGTVELTEKCIPKLNHDAQIINISSGWGTFSSNNSPFQPHYKMSKASLNLYTKLLAERLPQITVSSFDPGWVKTDMGTQNAKKLPGEAALEIYDLISMKKKSGYFWFNGKPRDW from the coding sequence TTGAAAACTCTCGTCATAACAGGAATCAGTAGAGGTATAGGACTGGAAATTGCTAAAACTTTCCTTAACAAAGATTGGATAGTTATTGGCACTTCCACCAGCGGATACTCTCCTATAAAACATAAAAACCTGCTCACATACAGGCTAGACCTAACCATTTCGAAGCAAATCGCTGCATTTGCAAAAAATTTACCTAAAATTGATGTACTAATTAATAATGCCGCCGTGTTGCTTGAAGATTGGCATGAAGAAAAAATTAATATGTCCCTGTTGAAAAAAACCTTTGCAATTAACCTATTTGGTACAGTTGAGTTAACTGAAAAATGTATTCCCAAACTTAACCATGATGCACAAATCATTAATATCTCTTCAGGATGGGGGACATTCAGTTCCAATAATTCTCCATTTCAACCACATTATAAAATGTCAAAAGCCAGTTTGAATCTGTATACTAAATTGCTTGCAGAAAGACTCCCCCAAATAACTGTATCCAGTTTTGATCCGGGCTGGGTTAAAACAGATATGGGAACACAAAATGCAAAAAAACTTCCTGGTGAAGCAGCACTAGAAATTTATGACCTGATTAGTATGAAAAAGAAAAGTGGCTATTTTTGGTTTAACGGAAAACCAAGGGATTGGTAG
- the rimI gene encoding ribosomal protein S18-alanine N-acetyltransferase, whose product MILNIRRMKDSDIENVYSIETNVHIAPWSKDILRDCVLVGYDCRVLEINNGDSPILAGYIISRISNNSCHILNLCIAKPLQSKGLGRKLLQTVLYSLSKYTKTESVILEVRPSNSVALHLYETMGFEKVEIKKDYYKDKNNVEDAILLKKILHH is encoded by the coding sequence ATGATATTAAACATTCGTAGAATGAAAGATAGTGATATTGAAAATGTTTATTCTATCGAAACAAACGTTCATATTGCCCCGTGGAGTAAAGACATACTAAGGGATTGTGTGCTTGTTGGGTATGATTGCAGAGTTCTGGAAATCAATAATGGAGATAGCCCGATTCTTGCTGGATATATCATATCCAGAATAAGCAATAATAGTTGCCATATATTAAATTTGTGCATAGCCAAACCATTACAATCAAAGGGCTTAGGAAGAAAACTATTACAAACAGTCCTTTATTCTTTATCAAAATATACTAAGACTGAGTCAGTCATTTTAGAAGTAAGGCCAAGTAACAGTGTCGCACTGCATCTTTATGAAACAATGGGATTTGAAAAAGTAGAAATCAAAAAAGACTATTATAAAGATAAAAATAATGTAGAAGACGCAATCCTCTTAAAAAAAATACTTCATCACTAA
- the lpdA gene encoding dihydrolipoyl dehydrogenase — MANKIKTDVVVLGSGPGGYTAAFRAADLDKKVVLVERFDSLGGVCLNVGCIPSKALLHIAKVVDEAHEMSEQGVAFGKPKFDSKKLVAWKNSVVAKLTGGLKALAKQRKVEVITGVGKFSGTHQILVETKEGTVEVEFDNAIIAVGSESIKLPFIPEDKRIFSSTGALELTDIKGDLLVLGGGIIGLEMATVYSSLGVNVTVVEFMDQLIPNADTDLVNVLQKRMTKKGVKFLLKTKVTAVEAKKDGIYVSMEGEHATDKPLCFQQVLVAVGRKPNGGAINAEKAGVKVDERGFIPVDNQLRTNIPHIFAIGDVNGQPMLAHKAIPEGKIAAEVIAGKKHYFEPKCIPSVAYTDPELAWTGLTEKEAKEKGISYEKASFPWAASGRALSMGREEGVTKLLFCPETNRILGAGIVGVNAGDLIAETALAIEMCCDVEDIALTIHPHPTLSETIAQSAEAFEGTITDLYLPKKKKK, encoded by the coding sequence ATGGCTAATAAAATTAAGACAGATGTAGTGGTATTAGGTAGTGGACCAGGTGGGTACACCGCGGCTTTCAGGGCTGCCGACTTGGATAAAAAAGTTGTTTTGGTCGAGCGTTTTGACTCACTAGGTGGGGTTTGTTTAAATGTCGGTTGCATTCCCTCAAAAGCATTATTACATATCGCTAAAGTAGTGGATGAAGCCCATGAAATGTCCGAACAAGGTGTGGCATTTGGCAAACCTAAATTCGATAGTAAAAAATTGGTTGCATGGAAAAACTCTGTAGTTGCAAAGTTAACTGGGGGACTAAAAGCTCTTGCCAAACAAAGAAAAGTAGAAGTAATTACCGGGGTAGGTAAATTTTCAGGTACCCATCAAATTCTTGTTGAAACGAAAGAAGGGACTGTAGAAGTTGAATTTGATAATGCCATTATTGCAGTAGGCTCAGAATCCATTAAATTACCATTTATACCAGAGGATAAACGAATATTTAGCTCTACGGGAGCATTAGAGCTCACAGATATCAAAGGTGATCTACTTGTATTAGGCGGTGGTATTATTGGCTTGGAAATGGCAACTGTCTACTCATCCCTGGGAGTCAATGTAACAGTTGTTGAATTTATGGATCAATTAATTCCAAATGCTGATACTGACCTGGTCAATGTTTTGCAAAAACGAATGACAAAAAAAGGTGTCAAGTTTCTATTAAAAACAAAAGTAACTGCTGTCGAAGCCAAAAAAGATGGTATTTATGTTTCAATGGAAGGAGAACACGCAACTGATAAACCACTTTGCTTCCAGCAAGTACTTGTTGCAGTAGGCAGAAAACCTAACGGTGGAGCAATCAACGCTGAAAAAGCAGGGGTCAAAGTAGATGAACGTGGCTTTATTCCAGTTGATAATCAATTAAGAACGAATATTCCTCATATTTTTGCTATTGGCGATGTGAATGGACAACCAATGCTTGCGCATAAAGCCATCCCGGAAGGAAAAATTGCTGCAGAGGTAATTGCAGGGAAAAAGCATTATTTTGAGCCAAAATGTATACCTAGTGTTGCTTATACAGATCCAGAATTAGCCTGGACTGGTCTAACAGAAAAAGAAGCAAAAGAAAAAGGAATAAGCTATGAGAAAGCCTCCTTTCCATGGGCCGCTAGTGGTCGCGCACTGAGCATGGGGCGAGAAGAGGGAGTGACCAAATTACTATTCTGCCCTGAAACTAACCGTATCCTGGGAGCTGGTATCGTTGGGGTTAATGCCGGAGATTTAATCGCAGAAACTGCCTTAGCTATTGAAATGTGTTGTGATGTTGAAGACATCGCTCTTACTATTCACCCTCATCCAACTCTCTCAGAAACAATAGCTCAGTCAGCAGAAGCATTTGAGGGCACTATAACGGATCTGTATTTGCCCAAAAAGAAGAAAAAATAA
- a CDS encoding dihydrolipoyllysine-residue acetyltransferase, translated as MTKESEIKIPDIGGANQVDVIEILVKEGDQIEVDTPLITLESEKASMDIPSPISGTVTQILVKVGDKVSEGDLIIKAKSDSTTNGSSPQEKKAESEQAKPEKKPVDTKTNVSTPDSKDIEISIPDIGGASDVDVIDILVKPGMEIEKDQALITLEGDKATMDIPSPYAGKVIEMKIKLGDKVSQGSPILTLKASARPETPEIEKNQIKNISEQSIKEIEKPGEELKSKPISINNLDITESKNILISAGPAVRRLAREFGVDLSLVQGSGRKSRITKEDLQNYIKVRLSEKTTSGSFSLPSNPAIDFSKFGLIETKPLNKIKKLTGTNVHRSWISIPHVTQFDEADITDLEAFRKSESESTKNQDYKLTLLAFVCSVVCKALHAYPQFNASLDASGENLIYKKYYNIGIAVDTPNGLVVPVIKNVDKLSVIDIAKEMSRLSTKAREKGLTPIDMSGGCFTISSLGGIGGTAFTPIVNSPEVAILGLSRSVIKPIYDNKEFKPRLMLPISLSYDHRVIDGAEAARFSRFICDCLGDIRRVLL; from the coding sequence ATGACAAAAGAAAGTGAAATTAAAATTCCTGATATCGGTGGCGCCAATCAAGTTGATGTCATTGAGATTTTAGTTAAGGAAGGTGATCAGATCGAAGTAGATACACCATTGATTACGCTTGAATCTGAGAAGGCAAGCATGGACATCCCTTCTCCAATATCTGGAACGGTAACGCAAATTCTCGTTAAAGTTGGTGACAAGGTATCCGAAGGCGATCTCATCATCAAAGCCAAGTCAGATTCAACAACAAATGGTTCTAGCCCTCAGGAGAAAAAAGCTGAATCAGAGCAAGCCAAACCAGAAAAAAAACCCGTTGATACAAAAACAAACGTATCTACACCTGATTCTAAAGATATCGAAATATCCATTCCGGATATTGGTGGCGCAAGTGACGTTGATGTCATTGATATTTTAGTCAAACCAGGGATGGAAATAGAAAAAGACCAGGCATTGATTACATTGGAGGGTGATAAAGCAACGATGGATATCCCTTCGCCCTATGCAGGTAAAGTCATCGAAATGAAAATTAAATTAGGTGATAAAGTATCCCAAGGCTCTCCTATTCTAACTCTAAAGGCCTCAGCAAGACCTGAGACACCTGAAATCGAAAAAAATCAGATCAAAAATATATCAGAACAATCTATCAAGGAAATAGAGAAACCAGGTGAAGAGTTAAAATCTAAACCAATATCAATTAATAACCTGGATATAACTGAATCAAAAAATATTTTAATATCTGCAGGCCCAGCCGTAAGAAGATTGGCAAGAGAATTTGGAGTCGATTTATCTCTGGTTCAGGGAAGTGGAAGAAAATCTCGTATTACGAAAGAAGATCTCCAAAATTATATCAAAGTACGTTTAAGTGAAAAAACCACGTCTGGAAGCTTCAGCTTACCATCAAATCCAGCCATAGATTTCAGTAAATTTGGTTTAATTGAAACAAAGCCTTTAAACAAAATTAAAAAGCTTACAGGAACAAACGTACATCGCTCCTGGATAAGCATTCCACATGTCACTCAATTTGATGAAGCAGACATTACAGACTTGGAAGCGTTTAGAAAATCAGAATCGGAGAGCACTAAAAATCAAGATTACAAATTAACCCTGTTAGCATTTGTTTGTAGCGTAGTTTGCAAGGCACTCCACGCTTACCCGCAATTTAATGCATCACTGGATGCCAGTGGTGAAAATTTAATTTATAAAAAATATTATAATATAGGTATTGCAGTAGATACACCTAATGGTCTGGTCGTTCCCGTAATAAAGAATGTCGATAAATTAAGCGTGATTGATATTGCAAAAGAAATGTCCAGACTCAGTACGAAAGCTAGAGAAAAAGGATTAACACCTATTGATATGTCAGGCGGTTGTTTTACAATTTCTAGCCTTGGTGGTATAGGCGGAACGGCATTTACTCCTATTGTAAATAGCCCGGAAGTTGCAATTTTGGGTTTATCAAGATCAGTAATAAAACCCATATACGATAATAAAGAGTTTAAGCCCAGATTGATGTTACCTATTTCACTTTCTTACGATCATAGGGTAATCGACGGTGCTGAGGCAGCCAGGTTTAGTCGCTTTATTTGTGATTGTTTAGGTGATATCAGAAGAGTTTTACTCTGA
- the aceE gene encoding pyruvate dehydrogenase (acetyl-transferring), homodimeric type has translation MTNETNLDLDPIETREWLDALQAVLFNDGPERTAFLLQQLLNKANAEGVKLTSSINTPYRNTIKPHEEKQMPPDEGIGKRINALIRWNAVAMVLRAGKYAPELGGHIASYASASTLYETGFNYFFKGQKGENGGDLLYIQGHSAPGIYARAFLEGRLTEKQLEKFRQEVEADGLSSYPHPWLMNDFWQFPTVSMGLGPLQAIYQARFLKYLENRGLIKAEGRKVWAFLGDGEMDEPESVGALSIAAREKLDNLIFVVNCNLQRLDGPVRGNGKIIQELEGLFRGAGWNVIKVIWGGRWDPLFARDNQGWLQKRMEECLDGDYQSYKANDGSYVRQHFFNQYPELKKMVDNMTDEEIWRLNRGGHDPQKVYAAYAKAVEHKGTPTVILAKTIKGYGMGAAGEGQNITHQQKKMTIDQLKAFRDRFNIPISDDKIADIPFYKPDDDSPEIKYIKKQREALGGYLPHRSTEVEPLKIPDLGEFSGITKGLGDREISTTMAFVRILSALLKNKDISSRIVPIVPDECRTFGMEGLFRQIGIYSPVGQLYTPVDHEQVMYYREAVDGQILEEGINEAGAFCSWIAAATSYSSNKLAMIPFYIYYSMFGFQRIGDLAWAAGDMQARGFLLGGTAGRTTLAGEGLQHQDGHSHVLASTIPNCISYDPTYAYELAVIIQNGLHRMYEKQENVFYYITIMNENYSHPDMPAGVEEGIIKGMYLLKENKKKSKSHVQLMGCGTILREVIKAAEMLEEDFSITSDIWSVTSFNELRKEGLAVERYNDMHPKNKPQESYVTSQLKGRRGPIIASTDYMRIYADQIRPFISNRYVTLGTDGYGRSDTRSQLRHFFEVDAKFIVLAALNALVAEGELDKAKVVDAMKRYNINPDKLDPMTH, from the coding sequence ATGACCAATGAAACAAATTTAGATCTGGATCCAATAGAAACGCGTGAATGGCTGGATGCCCTACAAGCTGTACTCTTTAATGATGGCCCTGAGCGTACTGCATTTCTTCTACAACAGCTTCTTAATAAAGCAAATGCTGAGGGGGTTAAACTAACCAGTTCAATTAATACTCCCTACAGAAACACCATAAAACCTCACGAAGAAAAACAAATGCCTCCCGATGAAGGAATTGGAAAGCGCATCAATGCATTAATTAGATGGAATGCTGTTGCTATGGTGCTTAGAGCAGGTAAATATGCACCAGAGCTTGGTGGTCATATCGCTTCTTATGCTTCCGCATCAACGTTATATGAAACTGGATTTAACTATTTTTTTAAGGGACAAAAAGGAGAAAACGGCGGGGACTTGCTTTATATCCAAGGCCACTCGGCTCCGGGTATTTATGCCAGAGCATTTCTTGAAGGTCGATTAACAGAGAAACAACTTGAAAAATTCCGACAAGAAGTAGAAGCAGATGGTCTATCTTCCTACCCTCACCCCTGGCTAATGAACGATTTTTGGCAATTTCCCACCGTATCCATGGGTTTAGGCCCTCTACAAGCAATATATCAAGCCCGCTTTCTAAAATATCTTGAAAACCGAGGACTGATCAAAGCTGAGGGTCGGAAAGTGTGGGCATTTTTGGGTGATGGCGAGATGGATGAGCCTGAATCAGTTGGAGCACTCAGTATTGCAGCACGAGAAAAGCTGGACAATCTCATTTTTGTGGTGAACTGCAATTTACAAAGACTTGATGGGCCTGTACGTGGTAACGGTAAAATCATTCAAGAACTTGAAGGTCTATTTCGTGGAGCTGGATGGAACGTTATCAAAGTCATATGGGGAGGTCGATGGGATCCATTATTTGCCCGCGATAATCAGGGCTGGCTACAGAAAAGAATGGAAGAATGTCTGGATGGAGATTATCAATCTTACAAGGCGAACGATGGGTCCTATGTAAGACAGCATTTCTTTAATCAATACCCAGAGCTAAAGAAAATGGTTGATAATATGACTGATGAGGAAATTTGGCGTTTAAATCGTGGTGGCCATGATCCTCAAAAAGTCTATGCTGCTTATGCCAAAGCAGTTGAGCACAAGGGAACTCCAACCGTAATCCTTGCAAAAACCATAAAGGGATACGGAATGGGAGCAGCTGGTGAGGGTCAAAACATTACTCATCAACAAAAGAAAATGACCATAGATCAACTAAAAGCATTTAGAGATCGATTTAATATTCCAATCAGCGATGACAAAATTGCTGATATTCCTTTCTATAAACCTGATGATGACAGTCCTGAAATCAAATATATTAAAAAACAAAGGGAAGCTTTGGGTGGTTATTTACCTCATCGGTCAACTGAAGTAGAACCGTTAAAAATACCTGATTTGGGAGAATTTTCCGGTATTACCAAAGGATTAGGAGATAGAGAAATCTCCACTACAATGGCTTTTGTGAGAATTCTTTCAGCTCTACTCAAAAACAAAGACATCAGCTCCAGAATAGTTCCCATAGTACCAGATGAATGCAGAACATTTGGTATGGAGGGATTATTCAGACAAATAGGAATTTATTCTCCTGTAGGCCAACTTTATACCCCTGTAGATCATGAACAAGTGATGTATTACCGGGAAGCAGTTGACGGGCAGATTCTTGAAGAAGGCATTAATGAAGCTGGGGCATTTTGCTCGTGGATTGCTGCTGCTACGTCTTACAGTTCAAACAAACTGGCAATGATTCCGTTTTATATTTATTACTCTATGTTTGGTTTCCAGCGTATTGGTGATTTGGCATGGGCGGCAGGAGATATGCAAGCGAGAGGATTTTTGCTCGGTGGAACTGCTGGACGAACAACGTTGGCTGGAGAAGGATTACAACATCAAGACGGGCATAGCCATGTTTTAGCATCAACAATACCCAATTGTATTTCTTATGATCCCACATACGCTTATGAATTAGCAGTTATCATCCAAAATGGCTTGCACCGTATGTATGAAAAACAGGAAAACGTGTTTTATTACATTACTATTATGAATGAAAACTACTCTCATCCCGATATGCCTGCAGGAGTAGAGGAGGGTATTATTAAAGGAATGTATCTCTTAAAAGAAAATAAGAAAAAATCAAAAAGCCATGTCCAGCTAATGGGATGCGGTACTATTTTACGTGAAGTTATCAAAGCAGCAGAGATGTTGGAAGAAGATTTTTCAATTACATCGGATATCTGGAGTGTAACCAGCTTCAATGAGTTACGTAAAGAAGGTTTGGCTGTTGAGAGATACAATGACATGCACCCCAAGAATAAACCTCAAGAAAGTTATGTTACATCACAACTAAAGGGACGTCGTGGACCTATTATTGCCTCAACTGACTATATGCGTATTTACGCAGATCAAATCAGGCCTTTTATTTCTAATCGCTATGTTACCTTAGGCACAGATGGTTACGGCAGAAGTGATACCCGATCCCAACTGCGTCATTTCTTTGAAGTTGATGCAAAATTTATAGTCTTGGCGGCATTAAATGCACTTGTAGCTGAAGGTGAGCTAGACAAAGCAAAAGTTGTCGATGCCATGAAACGTTACAATATTAATCCGGATAAATTGGATCCAATGACCCATTAG
- a CDS encoding acyltransferase: MNTAFRLLFCLIILVLSACATLNNKIARHKTLSQCRQTCLQQLDYCKQNCTNNCRDCSAKTNNFAKQNYLEYLHEVKVQGGYITRGLQSYRDPLQCRKVTCNCSADFNACNQGCSGVIQKKLQPVPYCS; the protein is encoded by the coding sequence ATGAACACTGCATTCCGTTTACTTTTTTGTCTTATTATATTGGTGCTTTCAGCTTGTGCCACACTAAACAATAAAATTGCCCGTCATAAAACCTTAAGCCAATGCCGACAAACTTGTCTTCAACAACTTGATTACTGCAAGCAAAATTGCACAAACAATTGCCGAGATTGTTCTGCAAAAACAAACAATTTTGCCAAACAAAATTATCTGGAATACCTTCACGAAGTTAAAGTCCAAGGCGGATATATTACTCGCGGGTTGCAATCTTACCGTGATCCACTACAATGCCGCAAAGTAACTTGTAATTGCTCTGCAGATTTTAATGCATGTAATCAAGGTTGTTCTGGTGTAATTCAGAAAAAATTACAACCCGTACCATACTGTTCATAA
- a CDS encoding cation:proton antiporter produces the protein MHDGSVFYTIFLIFAGAAFFSTLVLYTKQSLLVAYIILGAIFGPWGLKLVSDVTVVKQVGDIGIVFLLFLLGLHLQPQNLIHMLKKVTWIAIVSSILFAALAYGIGRWFGLTVTESLILGGAMMFSSTIIGLKLLPTTILHHQHTGEVMISVLLMQDVIAIVLLILINGAHQDGNLSINDFILVIIALPALCLFSFLFERYILIKLLARFDRTQEYVFLLSIGWCLGISVLAQKIGLSEDIGAFIAGVALASSPISLFIAESLKPLRDFFLVMFFFSIGATFNFGFGAQVVIPAVILATLILIIKPLLFYILLARSGEKKQVAKEVGIRLGQGSEFSLLVASIALSTNLISEVASNLIQATTILTFIVSSYLVVLKYPTPIALSEKMRKD, from the coding sequence ATGCATGATGGCTCTGTATTTTACACTATATTTCTGATATTTGCTGGAGCTGCTTTTTTTTCTACCCTGGTATTGTATACCAAACAGTCATTATTGGTCGCTTATATAATACTCGGAGCGATCTTTGGTCCTTGGGGATTAAAGCTTGTCTCTGATGTCACAGTTGTTAAACAGGTGGGTGACATCGGAATAGTATTCCTGCTTTTTTTACTAGGATTGCATTTACAGCCTCAGAATTTGATTCATATGCTAAAAAAAGTTACATGGATTGCAATTGTAAGTTCAATTCTATTTGCTGCGCTTGCCTATGGAATTGGGAGATGGTTCGGCCTCACAGTAACTGAGTCGTTGATATTGGGCGGGGCCATGATGTTTTCAAGTACAATTATAGGCTTAAAATTATTACCGACAACCATTTTACATCACCAACATACTGGTGAAGTGATGATTAGTGTGCTTCTAATGCAGGACGTTATAGCTATCGTTCTCTTGATATTAATTAATGGTGCCCATCAGGATGGAAACCTATCAATCAATGATTTCATCCTTGTTATTATCGCACTACCTGCCTTGTGTCTGTTCTCCTTTTTGTTTGAAAGATATATCCTGATAAAATTGCTGGCACGTTTTGATAGAACTCAGGAATACGTTTTTTTACTCTCAATAGGATGGTGTTTGGGAATATCAGTTTTAGCACAGAAAATAGGGTTATCAGAAGATATAGGCGCTTTTATAGCAGGAGTCGCTTTGGCATCCAGCCCAATTTCACTATTTATTGCTGAAAGTTTAAAACCATTAAGAGATTTTTTCCTTGTCATGTTCTTTTTTTCGATAGGAGCCACTTTTAATTTTGGGTTTGGAGCCCAGGTAGTTATCCCGGCAGTGATATTAGCAACATTGATACTGATTATTAAGCCGTTGCTATTTTATATATTGCTTGCCCGCTCCGGTGAGAAAAAACAAGTAGCAAAAGAAGTGGGAATTCGCCTGGGGCAGGGGAGTGAGTTTTCTTTGTTAGTTGCGAGCATCGCCCTGAGTACAAATCTGATTTCAGAAGTTGCCTCCAATTTAATCCAGGCAACAACTATTTTAACTTTTATCGTTTCATCGTATCTTGTTGTATTGAAATATCCAACACCTATAGCTTTATCTGAAAAAATGCGTAAGGATTAA
- a CDS encoding septal ring lytic transglycosylase RlpA family protein — protein MRKLSIIFSIFLASCQTTHDKPNLTNNKHQTTHTKNSVYDRYKYKTNRYTIQQDAAPKQDKQVSFKEPVPVKEPLSRYGNPSEYYVDGRTYEVMKNSTGYKTRGIASWYGTKFHKQRTSSGEPYNMYVMTAAHKTLPLPTYVKVRNLENGKVAIVKVNDRGPFHANRVIDLSYAAALKLGVFPKGTAHVEIETLMGPAGQGHYYLQAGAFSSEALAKRLKEKLIHITPSPVFIEHYKQHYIVRVGPFGNKLMADNLKTKLSNNGITGSFSVLI, from the coding sequence ATGCGCAAACTATCTATTATTTTTTCAATTTTTTTAGCAAGTTGCCAAACAACTCATGACAAACCCAACCTGACAAATAATAAACACCAGACTACTCACACTAAAAACTCTGTCTACGATCGATATAAATACAAAACCAATCGTTATACAATTCAGCAGGATGCTGCTCCCAAACAAGATAAACAAGTAAGCTTTAAAGAACCAGTACCTGTCAAAGAACCATTAAGCAGATATGGCAATCCTTCTGAATACTATGTTGACGGTCGTACTTATGAAGTCATGAAAAACTCAACAGGGTATAAAACTCGTGGCATTGCCTCATGGTATGGAACAAAATTTCATAAACAGCGCACCTCCAGTGGTGAACCTTATAACATGTATGTCATGACTGCTGCCCACAAAACATTACCTTTGCCAACTTATGTCAAGGTAAGAAACTTGGAAAATGGCAAAGTTGCAATAGTTAAGGTTAATGACAGAGGACCATTTCACGCAAATCGTGTCATAGATCTCTCTTATGCCGCCGCATTAAAACTGGGGGTTTTTCCCAAAGGAACAGCTCATGTTGAAATTGAAACGCTAATGGGACCTGCTGGGCAAGGTCATTATTATTTACAGGCAGGAGCTTTTTCCTCAGAAGCGCTGGCGAAACGTTTGAAAGAGAAACTAATTCATATTACGCCGTCGCCGGTGTTTATTGAACACTATAAACAGCACTATATTGTTCGAGTAGGACCTTTTGGTAACAAATTAATGGCTGACAACCTTAAAACAAAATTATCAAATAACGGAATAACAGGATCCTTTTCTGTTTTAATTTAA
- a CDS encoding D-alanyl-D-alanine carboxypeptidase family protein gives MTRATSFLLTLLFFITLFVQSTNSMADEVLPSSDLQKPSPTVTTKPFTTPAAPLLNGKAYILIDVNSGKVIAEKNSDEKLPPASLTKMMTLYVISNALKSGQIHLTDMVRVSRDAWQTGGSRMFIKEGDQVSVEDLLKGIIVDSGNDACVAMAEHLGGSENAFTDIMNQQAQNLGMKNSHFTDSTGLPDPNLYTTAKDLAILGRALILDFPEYYDWYKQKWFTYNGIRQPNRNRLLWRDSQVDGIKTGHTNDAGYCLVSSAKRNNMRLLAVVLGEPSDSVRADDSEKLLNYGFRFFETHQLYKAGQSIAELPLYKGTSDKITVGLTEDQFITIPAGQYERLNISTKISNDLQAPIKKGDKVGDIIVQFNNNIVSSKPLYALQTVESGGFYTRTKDSIRLAFKRWFGS, from the coding sequence ATGACCAGAGCAACGTCTTTTCTATTGACGCTATTATTTTTTATTACTTTATTTGTACAATCTACCAATTCAATGGCTGATGAAGTGCTACCCTCCTCTGATTTACAGAAGCCTTCTCCCACAGTCACCACGAAGCCATTTACAACTCCAGCTGCTCCATTACTTAATGGCAAAGCTTATATATTAATTGATGTGAATAGTGGAAAAGTGATTGCAGAAAAGAATAGTGATGAAAAATTACCACCTGCCAGTTTGACCAAAATGATGACATTGTATGTCATTTCTAATGCATTGAAGAGTGGACAAATTCATCTTACTGATATGGTAAGAGTGAGCCGTGATGCATGGCAGACAGGTGGCTCTCGTATGTTTATAAAAGAGGGTGATCAAGTCTCTGTTGAAGACCTTTTAAAAGGCATTATAGTAGATTCTGGTAACGACGCTTGTGTAGCAATGGCAGAGCACCTTGGTGGTTCGGAAAATGCTTTTACTGATATTATGAATCAGCAAGCTCAAAACTTGGGTATGAAAAACAGTCATTTTACAGACAGTACAGGATTACCTGATCCTAATCTATATACAACTGCTAAAGATTTGGCAATTTTAGGCCGAGCCTTAATACTCGATTTCCCAGAATATTATGATTGGTATAAACAAAAATGGTTTACATATAACGGTATACGCCAACCTAATCGAAATCGTTTATTGTGGCGAGATAGCCAAGTTGATGGTATAAAAACAGGCCACACGAATGACGCCGGATATTGTTTAGTATCTTCCGCAAAGCGTAATAATATGCGTTTATTAGCTGTGGTTTTAGGCGAACCCAGTGATTCTGTGCGTGCTGATGACAGTGAAAAATTACTAAATTACGGATTTAGATTTTTTGAAACACATCAATTATATAAAGCCGGACAATCAATTGCTGAATTACCTCTTTATAAAGGAACTTCTGATAAAATCACTGTGGGTTTGACAGAAGATCAGTTTATTACGATACCTGCTGGTCAATATGAAAGGTTAAATATTTCAACTAAAATTTCTAATGATTTACAAGCTCCTATAAAGAAAGGCGATAAAGTTGGTGATATTATTGTGCAATTTAATAACAATATCGTGTCAAGCAAACCGCTTTATGCTTTGCAAACAGTGGAGTCAGGTGGATTCTATACCAGAACAAAAGATTCGATACGGTTAGCATTTAAGCGATGGTTCGGTTCCTAG